A DNA window from Cutaneotrichosporon cavernicola HIS019 DNA, chromosome: 2 contains the following coding sequences:
- the cprA gene encoding uncharacterized protein (This enzyme is required for electron transfer from NADP to cytochrome P450 in microsomes. It can also provide electron transfer to heme oxygenase and cytochrome B5. Involved in ergosterol biosynthesis) produces MASQVDLIIIALAVLLPLLFWFRESLPFVGGSKKSHDAGHVAATGGDEEEGDPRDFVGKMTRAGKRCVVFYGTQTGTAEEYSIRLAKEAKSRYGLSSLVCDPEEYDFNNLDQVPEDCCVFFVMATYGEGDPTDNAEQFWEFIMEENVQFSQGGDSLENLNYVIFGLGNRTYEHFNGVGRKLDAKLAALGAHRIGTLGEGDDDKALEEDYLEWKDPMWEDFSKRMNVEEGGAGDVADFVVTEVTPDEKKVYHGELSSRALLATTSGTSTPVGSYNSKNPYASPVLITRELFAVDGERNCVHIEFDLTGSGLSYQHGDHVGVWPSNPDLEVVRTMTVLGLLDKRNAVVDIVSLDPALAKVPFPTPATYEAIFRHYIDVAATASRQTIAFLARYAPNEEAKAKLTLWGNDKNAYHDDVDGPRLTLAEVLMAAAGDKLNPPFDNVTKWEIPLDRIISTVPRLQPRYYSISSSSKLYPSAVHVTAVVLKYSSTQSKVHDNNSRFVYGLSTNFIHHVMQMSHNGTSNGIPNGGSGLTFGGLAGADGSIRLDGLAPTYKISGPRDFHLKDNIYRVPVHIRRSTFRLPTSPKVPIIMIGPGTGVAPFRGFVQERVALAKKAREKAGADAANALESWAPIHLFYGCRREEEDFLYRDEWPGYLKELDPVFKMHNAFSRGPTRKPDGSKIYVQDLIWDLRAELAPLILDKRAYIYICGDAKNMAKSVEDRLIHMLAEARGGTPEVEGVKELKVLKDRNRLMTDVWS; encoded by the exons ATGGCGTCCCAAGTGGACCTCATCATCATTGCGCTCGCCGtgctcctccccctcctcttctggTTCCGCGAGTCTCTTCCCTtcgtcggcggcagcaAGAAAAGCCACGATGCCGGCCATGTCGCAGCAACGGGTGGTGAcgaagaggaaggcgaTCCCCGCGACTTTGTGGGCAAGATGACGCGCGCT GGCAAGCGCTGCGTCGTCTTCTACGGCACCCAGACTGGTACCGCTGAGGAGTACTCGATCCGCTtggccaaggaggccaagtCGCGCTACGGTCTGTCGTCGCTCGTGTGCGACCCCGAGGAGTACGACTtcaacaacctcgaccaGGTTCCCGAGGACTGCTGCGTGTTCTTCGTTATGGCAACGTACGGCGAGGGAGACCCGACGGACAACGCCGAGCAGTTCTGGGAGTTTATCATGGAGGAGAACGTCCAGTTTTCGCAGGGCGGCGACTCGCTTGAGAACCTCAACTATGTCATCTTTGGCCTCGGCAACCGCACCTACGAGCATTTCAACGGCGTTggccgcaagctcgacgccaagctcgcggcTCTCGGTGCACACCGCATTGGCAcgctgggcgagggcgatgacgacaaggccctcgaggaggactaCCTCGAGTGGAAGGACCCCATGTGGGAGGACTTCTCCAAGCGCATGAacgttgaggagggcggcgccggcgaTGTCGCCGACTTTGTCGTCACCGAGGTAACCCccgacgagaagaaggtcTACCACGGCGAgctctcgtcgcgcgctcTGCTCGCCACCACGTCGGGCACGTCCACCCCTGTCGGTTCGTACAACTCGAAGAACCCCTACGCGTCCCCGGTCCTCATTACCCGCGAGCTCttcgccgtcgacggcgagcgcaacTGCGTTCACATCGAGTTTGACCTGACCGGCTCTGGCCTCTCGTACCAGCATGGCGACCACGTCGGCGTCTGGCCGTCCAaccccgacctcgaggttgtgCGCACAATGaccgtcctcggcctccttgacaAGCGCAACGCTGTGGTCGACATTGTCTCGCTCGACCCCGCTCTTGCCAAGGTCCCATTCCCGACTCCCGCTACCTACGAGGCCATTTTCCGCCACTACATCGACGTTGCCGCCACCGCATCGCGCCAGACCAtcgcgttcctcgcccGCTACGCGCCTAACGAGGAAGCCAAGGCAAAACTCACTCTCTGGGGTAACGACAAGAATGCGTACCACGACGATGTCGACGGCCCGCGCCTCACCCTTGCCGAGGTTCTCATGGCCGCTGCCGGCGACAAGCTGAACCCGCCCTTTGACAACGTCACCAAGTGGGAGATCCCGCTCGACCGTATCATCTCGACTGTTCCGCGTCTCCAGCCTCGCTACTactcgatctcgtcctcgtccaagCTCTACCCGTCCGCTGTCCATGTTACCGCTGTCGTGCTCAAGTACTCGTCAACCCAGTCCAAGGTCCATGACAACAACTCGCGCTTCGTCTATGGCCTTTCGACCAACTTTATCCACCACGTTATGCAGATGAGCCACAACGGCACGTCCAACGGCATTCCGAACGGCGGCAGTGGCCTGACGTTTGGCGGCCTTGcgggcgccgacggcaGCATCCGCCTGGACGGACTCGCGCCCACGTACAAGATCTCTGGCCCTCGCGACTTCCACCTCAAGGACAACATCTACCGCGTCCCTGTTCACATTCGCCGCAGCACCTTCCGcctccccacctcgcccaAGGTTCCCATCATTATGATCGGCCCCGGTACCGGTGTCGCGCCGTTCCGCGGCTTCGTGCAGGAGCGCGTTGCGCtggcgaagaaggcgcgGGAGAAGGCTGGTGCTGACGCGGCAAACGCACTCGAGTCCTGGGCACCCATTCACCTCTTCTACGGCTGCCgccgtgaggaggaggacttCCTCTACCGTGACGAGTGGCCGGGTTacctcaaggagctcgacccCGTCTTCAAGATGCACAATGCGTTCTCGCGCGGCCCGACCCGCAAGCCTGACGGCTCAAAGATCTACGTCCAGGACCTCATCTGGGACCTTcgtgccgagctcgcacCGCTTATCCTGGACAAGCGCGCGTACATC
- a CDS encoding uncharacterized protein (AMP-binding enzyme), which yields MTSTDPDQLWAPTHPEAAQASRLAAHISKKYRVQLDTYEDFWRWSCANRGEFWSEVWDWEGVIGDKGPGPFVDAAARPKDNPKWFTGARVNWAENQLRNATMHPGDVAIIDTCEHTPTFKPAPREVTQKELLGLVAQAQAGMKAAGVQKGHRVAYWGGNRLEAAVTLLATTSLGAIFSSAAADFGVDGVIERLEQIKPHLLVVSNGCVYNQKHHPQLPLLPRLFASLSHPPANTVIINHLPDELDDNSNVSLFIEGWHDGHTKLHKWSHFVNHQVSTPTFERIGFNDPIWILFSSGTTGKPKAIVHRAGGMLIDALREHHIQGDIGRGDVFFQYTTTGWMMYQYLIAGLATGATILLYDGSPLKDPATCWNLIDEHDVSIFGTSAKYIEMVSKVYPDVGKKHRLVRLRQILSTGSPLASDLFDFVYANVKKDLLLGSVSGGTDICSVFAGRCTALPVFRGEIQCRQLGFYLDSTSADSHEIPGELIVREAFPIEPVGFWPLPKEYLPDGKNIAQADIDAAQQRFLDSYFKDDEGNWYHGDFVKITRSRSGNSGGLIFLGRSDGVLNPQGIRFGPMDIYSVLENPTFAAHGIEETLVVGLLVDGGNDEKVVLFVKMYEGKHLDDECLKLIKGAIRSARSARHVPARIVQVSDIPMTLTGKKIEVPIRKVINGAPVAAINPATLRNPGCLQEYVGLGEAMRAEEGVLVPLLS from the exons ATGACCTCAACAGACCCCGACCAGCTATGGGCACCTACCCACCCTGAGGCCGCCCAGGCTTCCAGGCTCGCGGCACACATTTCCAAAAAGTACcgcgtccagctcgacacGTACGAGGACTTTTGGCGGTGGTCGTGTGCGAACCGCGGCGAGTTCTGGAGCGAGGTCTGGGACTGGGAGGGCGTTATTGGCGACAAGGGTCCCGGCCCATTCgtggacgccgccgcgaggcCCAAGGATAACCCCAAGTGGTTCACTGGTGCGCGTGTCAACTGGGCGGAGAACCAGCTCCGCAATGCTACCATGCACCCTGGCGACGTGGCGATCATCGACACGTGCGAGCACACCCCCACTTTCAAGCCCGCACCTCGCGAGGTCACCCAGAAGGAGCTTTTGGGTCTCGTCGCCCAGGCCCAGGCTGGTATGAAGGCCGCTGGTGTCCAGAAGGGCCACCGTGTCGCTTACTGGGGTGGAAACCGTCTCGAGGCGGCTGTTACCTTACTCGCTACGACTTCGCTTGGTGCGATCTTttcgtcggccgccgccgacttTGGTGTCGACGGCGTGATTGAGCGCCTGGAGCAG ATCAAGcctcacctcctcgtcgtgtCCAACGGTTGTGTGTACAACCAGAAGCACCACCCTCAGTTGCCGCTCCTCCCGCGCCTGTTTGCCTCGCTTTCTCACCCACCCGCCAACACGGTCATCATCAACCACCTCCCCGATGAGCTGGACGACAATTCCAACGTCAGCCTCTTCATCGAGGGATGGCACGATGGCCACACCAAGCTGCACAAGTGGTCCCACTTTGTCAATCACCAAGTCAGCACCCCAACGTTTGAGCGTATCGGGTTCAACGACCCGATCTGGATCCTCTTCTCGAGCGGCACAACCGGCAAGCCCAAGGCAATCGTGCACCGCGCCGGCGGAATGCTGATTGATGCCCTGCGCGAGCACCACATCCAAGGAGACATTGGTCGCGGCGACGTCTTCTTCCAGTACACCACCACTGGCTGGATGATGTACCAATACCTGATCGCTGGCCTCGCGACCGGCGCAACCATCCTGCTGTACGACGGCTCGCCGCTCAAGGACCCGGCGACGTGCTGGAACCTAAttgacgagcacgacgtCTCGATCTTTGGCACCTCGGCAAAGTACATCGAGATGGTCAGCAAGGTGTACCCCGACGTGGGCAAGAAACACAGGCTCGTTCGCCTGCGCCAGATCTTGTCGACTGGCTCTCCTCTCGCCTCGGACCTCTTTGACTTTGTTTACGCCAACGTGAAGAAGGACCTGCTCCTTGGTTCAGTCTCGGGCGGCACGGACATCTGTTCGGTCTTTGCGGGCCGCTGCACCGCTCTCCCCGTCTTCCGGGGAGAGATCCAGTGCCGCCAGCTCGGGTTCTACCTCGACTCGACTTCGGCCGACTCTCACGAGATTCCTGGCGAGCTCATCGTGCGCGAGGCCTTCCCAATCGAGCCAGTTGGTTTCTGGCCCCTTCCAAAGGAATACCTACCTGATGGAAAAAACATTGCGCAGGCCGACATTGACGCGGCGCAGCAACGCTTCCTCGACTCTTACttcaaggacgacgagggtaACTGGTACCACGGCGACTTTGTCAAGATCACCCGCTCTCGTTCCGGCAACTCTGGCGGCCTTATCTTCCTCGGCCGTTCCGACGGTGTCCTGAACCCCCAAGGCATCCGTTTCGGCCCGATGGACATCTACTCTGTCCTGGAGAACCCGACGTTTGCCGCCCACGGTATCGAGGAgaccctcgtcgtcggcctgcTTGTTGATGGAGGGAATGACGAAAaggtcgtcctcttcgtcaAGATGTATGAGGGAAagcacctcgacgacgagtgcctcaagctcatcaaggGAGCGATTaggtcggcgcggtcggcgCGCCACGTGCCGGCCCGTATCGTCCAGGTGTCGGATATTCCCATGACACTGACAGGCAAGAAGATCGAGGTACCGATTCGCAAGGTCATCAACGGTGCACCCGTCGCCGCTATCAACCCCGCCACGCTGCGTAACCCAGGTTGCCTCCAGGAGTATGTGGGTCTTGGCGAGGCCATGCGCGCAGAGGAGGGCGTGCTTGTGCCGCTGCTGTCGTAG
- a CDS encoding uncharacterized protein (Domain of unknown function (DUF3395)): MASIDPGPSAAFYRRFPGGADGPLQPSDPSTASPPLLDTSQSPREFLDSATTDGLYAILNVPRDASNAEIQQRYRTLAAQFHPDKQPDEERRRAAHGRFQDIQRAHEVLTDPARRTVYDMFGEEGLRTSWEVGPRNMSPAQMRRHYERQGDVKRKLDAEALVNSKGELNVTFDARGVFLPVSVFDDPQGKIDHSIVGRARRLAVGQTTLKHSFETPISDNTQLVVESTMAAMNGHGGANVSGTVRHQFSPRLWGQVSQSVLFPRITSVKANYTHDEMTFVTVNAIQQNWAAPPRLTMTLGRQLWPTTTGFVNYSTGFWALGPWGAQIPEELALQDSGSMSVGVTNAGIGGKGGWTVEAAAGLTSSAITADYTTFIAGLRLKLGAGLDIMDGVNGFMDGTARVTESTRVGAMVKVASSGVRLVLHFGRVGQRIRIPILLSFDANPHVVFWSTVLPIAGWAGFYHWWMVPRKQKRIERRIKRLRAEHANYITQKRQEAQEAILLMERAVASKAQSERARNGLVILDAYYGRATSFTPRGMREEDEDGYPVVTDVTVPVQALVADSKLYIPAGPAKYNLLGFYDPCIGENKRLRVRYLFNGKVHEVEVDDVSALRAPVREHAVE; this comes from the exons ATGGCGTCAATCGACCCCGGCCCTTCAGCGGCCTTCTACCGCCGCTTCCCAGGCGGTGCGGACGGCCCTCTCCAACCTTCAGATCCATCAACCGCCTCCCCTCCGCTTCTGGACACTTCCCAATCTCCGCGTGAGTTTTTGGACTCGGCAACAACGGACGGGCTATACGCGATCCTCAACGTTCCGCGCGATGCATCAAACGCAGAGATCCAACAGCGATACCGTACCCTCGCAGCCCAGTTCCATCCCGACAAGCAGCCAGATGAGGAGCGTCGCCGGGCCGCACACGGTCGGTTCCAGGATATCCAGCGCGCCCATGAGGTGTTGACTGATCCTGCGCGCCGGACTGTGTACGACATGtttggagaggagggatTGCGGACTAGTTGGGAAGTTGGACCGCGGAATATGAGCCCGGCTCAGATGAGGAGGCATTACGAGAGGCAGGGGGATGTTAAGCGCAAGCTGGACGCTGAGGCGCTTGTCAACTCCAAG GGCGAGCTCAACGTCACGTtcgacgcgcgcggcgtATTCCTCCCTGTCTCTGTCTTTGACGATCCGCAAGGCAAGATCGACCATTCGATCGTCGGCCGTGCTCGACGCCTTGCAGTCGGTCAGACGACTCTCAAGCACTCGTTCGAGACGCCAATCTCGGACAACACCCAgctggtggtggagagcACGATGGCCGCGATGAACGGCCACGGCGGTGCGAATGTCAGCGGTACCGTGCGGCACCAGTTCTCTCCCCGCCTATGGGGACAAGTCTCGCAGTCAGTCCTCTTCCCCCGCATCACCAGCGTCAAGGCAAACTACACGCACGACGAGATGACTTTTGTGACTGTCAATGCAATTCAACAGAACTGGGccgctccgcctcgcctcACCATGACTTTAGGACGGCAGTTATGGCCCACCACCACTGGGTTCGTCAACTATTCGACTGGATTTTGGGCTCTTGGACCGTGGGGAGCGCAGATTCCAGAGGAACTCGCACTCCAGGATTCCGGTTCCATGTCGGTTGGAGTTACGAATGCCGGCATTGGCGGTAAGGGCGGATGGACAGTCGAGGCTGCTGCGGGGCTCACTTCGTCGGCGATTACTGCGGATTATACGACCTTTATTGCCGGGCTCAGactcaagctcggcgcggggCTTGATATCATGGACGGCGTGAATGGGTTCATGGACGGCACGGCGCGGGTTACGGAATCGACAAGGGTTGGAGCAATGGTCAAGGTCGCGTCTTCGGGGGTGCGCCTCGTGCTCCATTTCGGAAGGGTGGGACAGCGGATTCGTATCCCGATCCTCCTGTCTTTCGACGCGAATCCACACGTCGTTTTCTGGTCTACGGTTCTGCCTATTGCGGGATGGGCTGGGTTCTACCACTGGTGGATGGTGCCGCGGAAGCAGAAGCGCATTGAGCG CCGCATCAAACGCCTCCGCGCCGAACACGCCAATTACATCACCCAGAAACGCCAAGAGGCCCAAGAAGCCATTCTTCTAATGGAACGTGCCGTTGCCTCTAAAGCGCAATCTGAACGCGCCCGCAACGGCCTagtcatcctcgacgcctACTATGGCCGTGCCACCTCCTTCACCCCCCGCGGCAtgcgagaggaggacgaggacggctACCCCGTCGTCACAGACGTCACTGTCCCCGTACAGGCACTTGTGGCCGACTCGAAGCTCTACATCCCCGCCGGACCGGCAAAGTacaacctcctcggctTCTACGATCCGTGTATTGGCGAGAATAAACGGTTGAGGGTACGGTATCTGTTTAATGGCAAGGTAcatgaggtcgaggtggatgaTGTTAGTGCGCTTAGGGCGCCGGTTAGGGAACATGCTGTCGAGTAG
- the SAC3 gene encoding uncharacterized protein (SAC3/GANP family), translated as MAPAATLGADPDGDDSFLKQDRLAARASRFNNKLEGNRYKELEEARIREREEFVAQGKITSGQTDLTAAIDLRGTCEDMCSEYEREFREYTREIHPFEAKTPQRRIDHAKAVAAYTRSDAGAGHGTATILPSDLRAPSALVRSLDYLVNEIMSLQPPPNPNSVNPPAPSPRRALGYSSGFIRDRTRAIRKEFTLQSSWGHDESIATFERVARWHILCLRELQEETGTNTDMHIDNAELGRCFTSLRQQYNDRREETGLDMPCANEPEFRAYMLIYDLARKSVSIPTSELPQVILDHPLVQLAWQIRQAAQRNFDSQKEGSKLNAELGANLITRYIRLIKEDHVPYLLSCLAEIRLREMRRSAIRALTRTYPRLKGEPIRRDENGEIIERKMVLMPTLDRLMGAEEQETQEAAWDDIEGVSRDPDDESVAVMQRFNIEVYEDLGDDIRPMGAMINLGSPYNDNKDAPYTRRWKLISDKLVSSYADVVDGRAGVGISGGPAAQPASAAPPPPPRLHTQQRVTIKPATVPNGTAWPTSAAPAAAPNTSTSAFHTGRSAFAGPSSSSVSALGTGTSAFGQPKAPTSVSAFGTHAYASGSAFGPQANGKAPASGPAPAPSFDFKAKPSSLQPAAPAFVSATKEEPKPAEPASANLSLKAIPDFFKTAAPPPSTAPAAPPPPKFDFFAKKDNEPTEPKPQAPLFSQPGIFDNVPKPSPPPAAGPSKPAIPNFFTSTTAAAAGSVFSSTLPTPHPTPPLEPTPPRTPPEPVIPSIKITRTYMRRLPSILRDELVAEVIRGLVEDNKPTLSKIVKLHETEEDRRRSKLERAALIRKRAREVFNELLADHVRSELFAEWFYGMRARTYAYAIARKWLAWTRRRVDARESVARQREQDREHLKGMGLARSYGYVDGTSHVTSRSRSVRSGAPSLITLPEQIDQAENKFSEIQEMRRKFFDSDSSLFKAIAGRVAPLIRPAPYEAAPLWETVLLTAGQSGSPAGEGASAWLSSKLLTPNRGPRVLDGVYYHGDVGFRSSTTDVGGRLPGSSYTGLYIFEAPLMTLNTVARSRNIDDAGDRLEAAAGAVQQGSRYRAGLIILTWESESLEDVVLRLGIEHDVEQFEHVAAVSIHNPQTFGTLFSAALRTVIPADPRKAQVNVALHDIAERMHAAYLELLHVADNIFTEFPTEPRLVPVAVQAAYDLLSSLPLAIEEQVAEFGEADDSTYVRPALPHFDPPASCDAVSVAESLQAYMAQPELGAGVALACAELRDAVAHSRTLPVRQVLEALGVHVSEGVRYATLRLEQWLDDPHHLHAADTIERKILRDVRAAAGAAVRSLAEEAMLERARVTALPPSPPLTPSTTSGVKRAREDDFDPVKAKSARLAALIAGAKKGLATSQAAVGAAESGKMWRFY; from the exons ATGGCCCCCGCAGCCACATTGGGGGCCGACcccgacggcgacgatTCCTTCCTGAAGCAAGACAGGCTCGCAGCCCGTGCCTCCCGCTTCAACAACAAGCTGGAGGGCAATCGCTACAAAGAG ctcgaggaggcacGCATCAGGGAGCGCGAAGAATTTGTCGCACAGGGCAAGATAACCTCTGGTCAGACTGACCTCACGGCTGCGATCGACCTGCGCGGAACATGTGAGGATATGTGCTCCGAGTacgagcgcgagttccGCGAATATACGCGCGAGATTCACCCGTTTGAAGCT AAGACCCCACAGCGTCGAATAGATCACGCCAAAGCCGTCGCGGCGTACACGCGCTCTGACGCTGGCGCTGGTCATGGCACTGCAACGATCCTTCCCTCAGATCTGCGTGCGCCATCTGCGCTCGTC CGTTCCCTCGACTACCTCGTGAACGAGATCATGAGTCTGCAACCGCCTCCAAACCCGAACTCCGTCAACCCACCGGCACCTTCACCCCGCCGCGCGCTAGGCTACTCGTCTGGCTTCATTCGCGATCGCACACGCGCCATTCGCAAGGAGTTTACCCTGCAGTCGAGCTGGGGCCACGACGAGTCGATCGCGACGTTCGAACGCGTTGCGCGTTGGCACATCCTCTGCCTGCGCGAACTGCAGGAGGAGACAGGCACGAACACGGACATGCACATCGATAACGCCGAACTCGGGCGCTGCTTCACGTCGCTGAGGCAGCAGTACAATGACAGGCGAGAGGAAACGGGACTCGACATGCCATGCGCCAACGAGCCAGAGTTCCGCGCGTACATGCTCATCTACGACCTGGCCCGCAAGTCGGTGTCGATCCCAACCTCCGAGCTGCCCCAGgtcatcctcgaccaccCACTCGTCCAGTTGGCGTGGCAGATCCGGCAAGCGGCGCAGCGCAACTTTGATTCCCAGAAGGAAGGTTCGAAGCTCAACGCTGAGCTTGGCGCCAACCTCATCACCCGTTACATCCGCCTCATCAAGGAGGACCATGTGCCGTACCTCTTGTCCTGTCTGGCTGAGATCCGTCTCCGCGAGATGCGCCGGAGTGCGATTCGTGCCCTCACACGCACATATCCCAGGTTAAAGGGCGAGCCCatccgccgcgacgagaACGGCGAGATCATCGAGCGCAAGATGGTGCTCATGCCGACGCTGGACCGCCTGATGGGTGCTGAGGAGCAAGAGACGCAGGAGGCAGCGTGGGACGACATCGAGGGTGTATCTCGCGATCCGGACGATGAGTCTGTCGCCGTCATGCAGCGGTTCAACATCGAAGTGTACGAGGACCTTGGAGACGACATCCGGCCGATGGGCGCGATGATCAACTTGGGATCGCCGTACAACG ACAACAAGGACGCGCCGTATACACGCCGGTGGAAGCTTATCTCGGATAAGCTGGTCTCGTCATacgccgacgtcgtggACGGGCGCGCTGGTGTAGGTATCTCAGGCGGTCCTGCTGCCCAACCAGCATCTGCCGCCCcgcccccaccaccacggcTTCATACCCAGCAGCGAGTGACCATCAAGCCGGCGACCGTTCCCAACGGTACAGCTTGGCCTACGTCTGCTGCGCCTGCCGCTGCACCTAACACCTCCACTAGCGCGTTCCATACCGGACGCAGTGCTTTTGCcgggccgagctcgagctcagtCAGTGCGTTGGGGACGGGCACAAGCGCTTTCGGGCAACCAAAGGCTCCAACTTCTGTCAGCGCCTTTGGCACCCACGCCTACGCCTCGGGTAGTGCCTTCGGTCCGCAAGCGAACGGGAAAGCACCTGCATCTggcccagcgccagcgccatcTTTCGACTTCAAGGCCaagccgagctcgttgcAGCCGGCTGCCCCCGCCTTCGTGTCCGCGACGAAAGAAGAGCCCAAGCCTGCGGAGCCCGCATCGGCTAACCTCTCGCTGAAAGCGATTCCGGACTTCTTCAAGACCgctgctcctccaccgTCGACCGCACCAGCTgccccgccaccacccaagTTTGACTTCTTCGCGAAGAAGGACAACGAGCCAACAGAGCCCAAGCCCCAGGCCCCGCTCTTCAGCCAACCCGGCATCTTCGACAACGTCCCCAAGCCCTCGCCCCCACCAGCAGCAGGTCCCTCCAAGCCTGCCATCCCCAACTTCTTCACCTCAACCacggcggctgcggcgggcTCGGTCTTCTCCTCAACCTTGCCCACCCCGCATCCGACTCCGCCCCTCGAACCGACCCCCCCACGGACACCACCAGAGCCGGTTATCCCCAGCATTAAGATCACGCGCACTTACATGCGCAGGCTGCCTTCAATCCTGAGAGACGAGTTAGTTGCCGAGGTTATCAGAGGATTAGTCGAGGACAACAAACCAACGTTGTCCAAGATTGTCAAGCTGCACGAGACGGAAGAAGACCGCAGGCGATCAAAACTagagcgcgccgcgctcatcCGCAAGCGGGCGCGGGAGGTGTtcaacgagctcctcgcggacCACGTTCGGTCCGAGCTTTTCGCGGAATGGTTCTACGGCATGCGCGCACGGACGTATGCGTACGCGATTGCGCGGAAATGGCTGGCctggacgcggcggcgggtggacgcgcgcgagagTGTGGCACGGCAGCGCGAGCAGGACCGGGAACACCTCAAAGGTATGGGCCTGGCACGGTCATACGGCTACGTCGACGGGACATCGCATGTCACCAGCCGGTCGCGGTCGGTCCGCTCCGGCGCGCCATCCCTCATCACGCTGCCAGAACAGATCGACCAGGCGGAAAACAAATTCAGCGAGATCCAGGAGATGCGCCGCAAGTTCTTCGACAGCGATTCGTCGCTCTTCAAGGCTATCGCTGGGCGAGTTGCCCCGCTGATCCGGCCCGCGCCGTATGAGGCCGCGCCACTGTGGGAGACGGTGCTCCTCACCGCTGGGCAGTCGGGCTCGCCcgccggcgagggcgcgtcCGCGTGGCTGTCGTCCAAACTCCTCACGCCGAACCGCGGCCCAAGAGTGCTCGATGGGGTCTACTACcatggcgacgtcggcttccgctcctcgaccacggACGTGGGAGGTAGATTGCCTGGCTCGTCCTATACGGGCCTGTACATCTTCGAGGCGCCGCTCATGACGCTCAACACGGTCGCCAGATCGCGAAATATCGACGATGCAGGCGATCGCCTCGAAgctgccgccggcgcggtCCAGCAGGGCTCCCGCTATCGTGCGGGGCTGATCATCCTGACGTGGGAGTCCGAgagcctcgaggacgtggtTCTGCGCCTGGGCATCGAGCATGATGTCGAGCAGTTCGAGCACGTCGCAGCCGTGTCAATCCACAACCCCCAGACGTTTGGGACGCTGTTCTCAGCGGCGCTCCGCACCGTTATCCCCGCCGACCCGCGCAAAGCGCAGGTCAATGTCGCGTTGCACGacatcgccgagcgcatGCATGCAGCCTACCTAGAGCTGCTGCATGTCGCGGACAATATCTTCACCGAGTTCCCTACGGAGCCGCGTCTCGTCCCAGTCGCCGTACAGGCCGCGTACGACCTGCTGtcctccctcccactcgcgatcgaggagcaggtcgccgagttcggcgaggccgacgactcGACGTACGTTCGGCCCGCGCTGCCGCACTTCGACCCGCCCGCATCCTGTGATGCGGTGTCCGTCGCCGAGTCACTGCAGGCGTACATGGCCCAGCCCGAGCTCGGGGCAGGCGTCGCTCTTGCCTGCGCGGAACTCCGGGACGCTGTAGCCCACTCCCGTACACTCCCGGTGCGGCAGGTGCTTGAAGCGCTCGGCGTGCACGTAAGCGAAGGTGTGCGGTACGCAACACTCCGCCTCGAACAGTGGCTCGACGACCCGCACCATCTTCACGCGGCGGACACAATCGAGAGGAAGATCCTGCGCGACGTGAGAGCCGCCGCGGGCGCCGCAGTCCGGAGCTTGGCGGAAGAGGCAATGCTTGAGCGTGCGCGTGTGACGGctcttcccccctccccgcccttGACGCCGAGTACGACGAGTGGAGTGAAGCGTGCacgcgaggacgactttgatcccgtcaaggccaagtcTGCTCGACTTGCGGCCTTGATTGCGGGCGCTAAGAAGGGCCTCGCAACGAGTCAAGCGGCCGTCGGGGCAGCAGAGAGCGGCAAGATGTGGCGTTTCTACTAG